AAGCATCTTTCCAACTGGAGACTACCTCGTTTTGTTCAATTTTGTCAAACGCCATAGCAATGGCTTTTTTGTAAGAAATCAATTGAATGCCGAGGTGCTTGCCCAGATCATTTGGCCGCACCACCACTTTTACTTTCATACTATCCACCAGGTTACGTGCCAGTGTATACGAAGTGGCAGTTACAAAGTATAACCAATAAGAGGAAAGCCGAGGTGTCATTACAGGCACTACCAGAATGCGCCTTTTTAGTCCTCTAACTTCGCCAAATTGCAGGAGCATCTGTTTATAAGTAAGAATATCCGGCCCCCCAATATCACAACTCTTGCCATATGTAGGGGGCTTGAGAAGCACGCCGGAAAGAAACTCAATCACATTGCGGATAGCAATAGGCTGACAAGGCGTGTTGAGCCAACGGGGTGCAATCATAACAGGCAGCTTTTCTACCAAGTCGCGGATAATTTCAAAGGAAGCACTACCAGAGCCTACAATAATGCCAGCCCGTAGTGTGGTTAATGGCACCTTTCCTGCTGCCAGTATGCGCTCTACATTGTATCGAGAGCGCAAATGTTTAGACAAGTGCTGTTCATTGACAATGCCGCCAAGGTACACAACTTGTTTTGCCTGGGTTTGGCTGATAGCAGCCACAAAGTTGGAAGCGGCATCAGCTTCCATGGTGGTAAAGTCACCGACGGTGGCCGACATGGAGTGAATCAGGTAATAGGCTGCATCAATATCAGCCGGGATATTGGAAAGCGTTTCTTTTTGCAAGAAGTCAACCTCTATTATACTCAGCCTTTCCGCATCCGGACTTTCCCTGTAAAACCGGTGTTTATCTCGTACACAGCATACCACTTCATGTCCGGCCTCCAAGAGTACCGGCAATAATCGTCGTGCTATGTAACCGGTAGCACCGGTGAGTAAGATCTTCATGCGCGTTCCCTTTTGCAGCCGCTTTCCAGGCCAACCGTTTTTAAAGAAACAAATGAAGAAGAGGTTTGGTTGTTAGCAGCGACACGTCTACGTTTTTATTAAAAGCAGATTTGCCTGTTTGTCGTAAAAACTTTCCCATTGGCAACCTTTTTCACAAGTAAAGGAACCACGGCGAGGACCGAGATACAAATGTTGAGTTTACAACTGTCCGCCCCACTATTGCCAAACCGATGTTTCCAGCTGTGTTGTTGTTACGTTAGTTTGTAAATAAATTCCTCTATTTCTGCCTGTCGTGCATTGGCAAAACCTTTGTCTTGACCGATTCTTACAAAGCCACATTTCTCTAACACTCTTTGTGAACCAAAATTGTCAAATGCTACTCGTCCGAAAATGGGTCTGGCCTTTTCAAGAGTTAGAAAGTGTTTAAGCGCTTTTGTTGCCACACCTTTACTCCAAAACTTTTTGTCAATCCAATAGGTAATTTCCGCCTTGCCTTCCATTTCAAACTTCGAGACACTTCCAGCAATACTATTGTCAACTATTATTGTCTGCATATTTATAGTCGGGTCATTCACCAACTTTGTATACTTGATTAAATAGGCTGCTTTGTCTGTCGGGTCTTTTGCCGTGAAAGCGGCTAAATAGTTAGCTTCTTTGTCAAGCTGAAAAATAAAGAAGGTATCTAAATCAGCAACTTCAGTCTTTCGCAATATGATTTCACTATCGGTTATCATTGCTTTACATTTTTCTATTTGTATCAATTCGGCCCCTGCCGTTTCTCCGACCACCGCCATGCCCCTTGCCACGCGCACAAGGCCACACAAAGGAGACAGGGCGAGGACTAAAAACTAATTGATAATTTCTCCTTTGATATTCGCCAGCTTTTCTTGCCATTGTTGCCGCTCCTCGGGTGTTAGTCTCACCCAATCTGTGACTTCGCCAACGATTTTCAACGGCGCCTGGCTGCGGTAGGAGCGTGTTGGATTGCCCGGAAACTTTTTGTCGGTAACGTTTGGATCATTTTCAAAGCTTCCCGTGGGTTCAACGATATAAACACGTTCGCGGCCATCCCCTTTGGCTAAGGCGGCAGCAAGTCCCGCCCCGTTAACCAAGGCGGTAAAATAAATGTGATTCATGGTGACGTCGGGTTTGTAATTCGATAGGAACCCTGCTGTCAACAAATCGCCCACCTGCAGGTCCGCTTTTGTCCCGTGATAAAAAGGACCGCTGTCTAAAATGGTAGTCCCTGCAACTTCCATATTTTTATTTTCCATCCTTACGTGCAGTGTTTTTAGTGTCGGAGTACTCACGCTTTCTGGAGCTTTTGAACTGAAGAATACCCCGAATAGGTAAGGTAAACTTAATGAAATTCTTCGGTCCACGCCTGCAGCACATAAGCCAGGCGGTAAAACTCGACGGAGAAGAAAATGGCTGTTGCCTAAGCTTCCGTTGTTGGTCAAAAGACACAACAACGGCCGCCGCACACCGAAGACCAACAAAGGCAGTAACCTTGTTCGTTTGTTGATTAGTGATTTACAGTTGAAAGATAGTACATAGCCTGTGTTGCAGCAATACTTATGTTATAGGCTGTTCTGCCTTAGTTCTGAAACAACCTTCTATGCCAAAACAAGTTTCCTGTGTAATATTCTGCAAGCAGTTGATTTACGAACTTTCGATTGTAGAAGTTACTAACATTAGCAACTAAGGCAGCAACAGTCATATCCCCGCCTATACAACCAAACATTACAGGCACTTGAGTACTATCCTTTAGAAAATTTTTTTCAACGTCCGTCATGCCTTTATGTCGATTATGCACCAAAGCCGCATAGGCGTACGCCCGTAAACAAGCACTGGTATCTTTTGTTAGTTTCAGCCACTGCTCATTATCCAGAGTGTTCAGCAAGAAGAGAAAGCCTTGAAACTGCATAGATTGCTGACCCGCAAAGCCGATAGCGTAGGAGTTCACTTCTCGTAGTTGCCTCATTTTGGTTTTGACATATTCTACAGAATCCGCTTGGCTTTTAAGCTGGGCACTATTTTGTGCGATGGATGAATGGCCGCAACAAAGTAAGAGGATGACTATGAATAATTTCACTTTCATTAAATGAAGATCTGTGATATTGCCTATAACAAGTAAATCCTATGTAATAGGGATAGCTGGTTGCTGATAAAGATACGTTGGTTTTCAAAGTGTAGTATAAGCGGTAAGTTGGTAGGGCCGCCGCCGCTGTATTCTAAAGCACAATAGGGGCCCTGCCAGCTGACTAAATCCTTTAATCCGTTTCCCTTTTGATTACTAAAAAAAGCCTTACGCCAGCTGCGCGGTCGGGTTGTCTTTTTTCACCTTATTACCTTTGTCTTGGCATCCTATCAGCAGTCGGAGTCCTTGTGTCCGCTGCAAGCATTTATTATAGGCAAAGGAAGTGGCGCTGTATGCTATACGACAGCAGTCTTCGGCCTATACTAAGCACAGGGAGCTATACTAAGCACAGGGAGCTGCATAGCGTGTTTTACAGTCGCCACTTTTTATTTTTAAATGCCTTTTCTGCATTGTGTTAAAAGATCAGAACGGTAATAAGATACAGGCCTCTGTTAGGCCAGGGCTTTTACTTTTTCCAATTGGTAGGGTTCTCCTGTTTTGATCACATGGTACATCCGGCTGAGGGTCTTGGCAGCCAGCTTGACGATCAGCTTTTTATGATCACCACCTTTGCGCTCCTGGTAGTACTGCATTAAGACCGGATCTTTTTTGCATGCCACCCAGGCCGCCTCTACCAAATAGCTTCTCAACAGGGCTTTACTACGCCGGGTTAGTCCCTTGGTATAGGTGCGTCCACCGGAGCTGTGTACGGCAGGTACTAACCCCACATAGGCACTTAAGCGGTCGATGCCTTTAAAGCGGCGGATGTCGCCCACTTCAGCCAAGACCCCGATGGCGGTTAGGGGGCCCACACCCGGTAGCGAGCGCAACAGGTAATAATCCTGGCGGTGGTTTTTGCGGGTATAGATGCGCAACTCCTTGGAGACCTGTAGGAACTGGGTTTTCAAAAATTCCAGTTCTGCTAATCGGCTGTGCATGGCTGTGGTAGCTGGTGTGTAAGACCAATGCTGCTGCCCCAGCCACTGGAGCATCTCTTTACTCCAGGTGATGGTGTCGTATTTTTTAGGCAGTACAATGCCATAGTACAAGAGCATGCTTTTAATGCTGCACTTAATACGCCGGATATTTTTAACCAGGTCATTACGCCGGCGAAAAAGGCTACGGAACTGTTCTTGTTCGTGCGATGGAATATAAATGCCGGTGAGTCGTCCCGCCGCCAGTTCCTGGGCCAGGTGGGTGCTGTCAATCTTATCGGTTTTACAAACGGCAAGTTTATGGCCACGGGCAATATCACCGGGGTTGACCACCAGCACCTGCCAACCCGCAGCCGTCAGGGAGTGGTAGATGTGGTAGCCGCAGCAGCAGCTCTCATAACAGCACTGTACCTGGTGATGGGGAAAATGCTTTTGAATATAGTTCACTAAGATGGCTGCATTGGCTTCCATAGTGAAGCGTTTGACAACAAGGTGTTCTTCCTGGATAGTAACCGCCCACGTTTTTTTGTGGACATCTAAACCAATAAAAAGCTGTTGCATAACTTACCTCCTTTAGTGTTTAGGACCGGTAAGCTATCCTATTTACATGAATGCTATACGCAACAACACTACCTTAAAAGCAGATATGCCTTTCTTGCCTAACACAAAGAAGATATATTCATTTCAATTGCTTTTTTGTGTTTTTTATTTCACCTAACCTCTGCTGTTATGCGATTTCAAAAACACAGAAAACGCAATCAGTTTACCACCAATCTAGTGAATAAATAAATACAGCTACGCTGCTGCTGGCCAATATTAGCATAGATCAGGTTTGATATGAAATCATGAAGCCCTACCAACCGTTGATCATTTTACCGCTTCCCTTTTTGCACATTCTAGTTTATCTTAATCGCCGTCAACTGCAAAACAAATTCTTGCATTGGCACTTCACGTTCTTTCACTAAACACAAGGCTTATGAACAAAATGTCGCATCGACCTTTTCGTAAAATGCTGCTACTGGCATTGGCAGCCCTGCCCACACTGGGATGGGGACAAACACCTGCATCTACATCCAGCATGCAGGTGCCGGTTACTTATTACAAACTGCCTAATGGATTAAAAGTGGTACTGTCGCCCGATAAGACAGCGCCCACCATTGCCGTAGGTGTATATTACAACATTGGCTTTCGCATTGAGCCCAAGAACCGCACGGGTTTTGCCCACCTCTTTGAACATATGATGTTCCAGGGTTCAGAGAACTTAGGCAAGATGGAGTTCATTCAACTGGTACAGAAAAACGGTGGCATCCTAAACGGTTCTACGCGCTTTGATTTTACCAATTATTTTGAAGTGATGCCCGCGCACAAACTGGAAACGGCCCTTTGGGCTGAAGCAGATCGCATGCGTGGCTTGAAGATCACCCAGGAAAACCTCACCAACCAACAAGGTGTGGTAAAGAATGAAGTAAAGGTAAACGTGCTCAACCAGCCCTATGGTGGCTTCCCCTGGCTAGACATGCCGCAATACGCCAACAAGAACTGGTATAATGCCCACAACTTCTATGGCGATCTGAAAGACCTGGACTCCGCTAAGCTGGGAGATGTAGATGCCTTCTTCAAAACCTTCTATGCACCGAATAATGCGGTACTGGTGGTATCGGGCGATTTTGAAGTGCCTGCTGCCCGCCAGATGGTGGATAAGTACTTCAGCAAGATCGCTTCTTCTCAATTACCACCACCACCAGACCTGACAGAGCCCAAGCAAACGGCCGAACAACGCTTTGTAAAAGAAGACAAGCTGGCCAAAAAGCCCGCTATTGCGGTGGCTTATAAAATGCCAGCCCGCAATACACCCGAGTACTTTGCTATGGGAATTATTGACCAGATTTTGGTACAAGGCCAGGATAGCCGTCTTTACCAGCAACTGGTACAAACCAAGGGTTACACAAATAGTGTAAGCGGAGGAATCAACTTTGCCCTGGGCAATATGTACGATTACAACGGGCCCATGCTATGGATGTCTAACCTGATTTATGATTCTACGTTAGCGCCCGACTCCATCATAGCCGAATACGATAAGGCCATTGCCAACCTGGCCAATGTTACCAACGAAGACCTGCAGATGGCGCTTGTGAAAATCCGTTCTGGCTTGTATGATGCTATGGGTGGCAATTTTGGTATTGGTAAGGTTAACCTGCTGGCTTGCTTCGCCCTGTTTGATAATGATCCTAATCGCATCAACAACCTGGAGAATGAGTTCAAGAAGGTAACGCCCGAGCTTATACGTCGCACGGTTCAAAACTACCTGACACCTACCAACCGAACCATTTTGATTATTGACCCTAAAGCACCCAAAGCATGAGAAAAAACATCATCTATATCATAACGGCTTTTTGTATAGCTATCGCTCAACCGGCAATAGCTCAAAAGCAAACACCGCCGGCAGGTGGCAAGGCCAAGGACTTTAAGCTGCCCGCCAAAAAGACCCAGTCGTATGCCAATGGCCTAAAGAGCACTACGATCCCTTATGGCATTATTCCCAAGGCCACTATTAGCCTGATCATCAAAACCGGCAATGTGCATGAAGGGCCTAACCAGGTATGGCTGGCCGATCTGACTGGCCGTATGCTGCGCGAGGGCACTGCCAATGCCGACTTTGCAGCCTTGTCTAAAAAAGTAGCCATGATGGGCGGTAGTCTTAACGTTAGTGTTGGGCCTACTCAAACCACTATTTCCGGGTCGGTGCTATCGGAATACGCCCCAGAGTTTATCCGCCTCATTTCAGGCCTGGTACAGCAACCCGCCTTCCCGGCTTCTGAAATCGAACGCCTGAAGGGCAACATGAAGCGTCAGCTAGTGACACAAAAAGCCTCTCCACAATCACAGGCCCAGGAGCAGTTTATGCAGGCCATTTACAAAGACCATCCTTACGGCCGCATCTATCCTACAGAAGAAATGATCAACAGCTATACGGTAGACATGGTGAAGGATTTTTATGAAAAGAATTTTGGCGCCAGGCGTTCGGTGATCTACGTAGCCGGTAAGTTTGATGAAAGTGCTGTAGCATCAGCCATCAACAGCTCCTTATCAAAATGGAAGGAAGGGCCGGAAGTAAGCTATCCACCTGTAAATCTGTCGCCGGTAGTGGACACGTTGTTGGTAGACCGCAAGGGCGCACCGCAAACCACCCTTATGGTGGGTATGCCGGTTATAACACCTACCAATAAAGACTATGTACCACTGTTAGTGACCAACTCCTTGTTAGGCGGCTCGTTTGGATCACGCATTACATCCAACATTCGCGAGAATAAGGGTTACACCTATTCGCCTTTCAGCACTATTCAGAACCGTAAAGGCAGCGCCCTGTGGTTTGAGCAGGCCGATATTACCAGTGAGCACACGGTAGATGCGCTAAATGAAATAGAAAAGGAGATCAAGCGCCTGCAAATGGAAGCACCCACCAAGGAAGAGTTAGCAGGTATTCAAAACTATGAAGCGGGCATTTTTGTACTACAAAACTCTACGCCCAACGGTATCATTGGTCAGCTAAACTTCCTGGACTTGTATGGCCTGGATGACAGTTACCTGAACAACCTGGTGAAGAACATTTATGCGGTTACACCCGAGAAGGTATCAGAAACCGCTAAGAAATATGTTCAGTACGATAAAATGACCAAGGTGATGATTGGTGATAAAGAAGCTGTTCAGCAGCAAATTGAAAAGCAAAAGGCGATGAAGAAGACGTTTTAAGGGTAGAGATCATGAAACGTCAAACGTGAGACGTGAAAGGAAGGCTGCAAGCTACAAGCTGCACGCTTCAAGCCAACAGCCAACTTCTTTTTAAAAGAAAAGCACTCCTTAGGCGGAGTGCTTTTCTTTTATAGACAGTTTTTCTTGGCGTCTACTAACCTTAGCGCCTTTGCGTGAAACCTACCTTGTGAACTTATCAACTTGTTAACCTGTCAACAATCATCAGCTAATTCTTTTTTCATTGGCAACCTTTCCTCCTTCCCACATCTGCTTGGCATGAGTTTTCATGAGGTTGAGCTAATACAATCAACAGCTATGAAGAAGATGCTACTCCTTTGCTGCCTGCTTTACGCCGGGCTTCTAATGGCCCAGGATACCACTGTAAGAGACCTTAGAAAGCAGACGGAACGAACTATTAAAAAAGACTCTGCAGATACCACCAATTGGGTTTGGAAAACAGGTGGTCTTTATACATTGACTGTCTCACAAGGTTCCTTGAGCAACTGGGCAGCCGGGGGCGACGACTTCACCCTTTCTCTCAATACAATACTCAGCCTGTTTGCCTTTTACCGCAAGGACAGGCACAATTGGGATAACACACTGGACTTTGCTTATGGGTTTGTGCGTACCACCAGTACCGGCAGCCGTAAAAATGATGACCGTCTTGACCTGTTGTCCAAATACGGTTATGCCATTGCACCCAAGTGGAACATTGCAACTCTTTTTAATTTTCGTACGCAGAGCTTTAAAGGTTACCAATTTCATAGCGATAATACCAAAACACTTATTTCTAACTTTTTATCGCCCGGTTATGTACTGTTCAGCATAGGTATGGATTACCGGCCCAATCAATGGCTATCTGTCTATCTTTCTCCCATCACCACCCGCTGGGTTATTGTAAAAGATGATAGCTTATCTCAAAAGGGACTGTATGGAGTACCTGCCGGCAAACACAGCCATAATGAAATTGGCGCTTTTGTAACAGCCTCTTTTCTTAAGGACCTGGCAAAGAACATCACCTATAAGGGGCGCCTGGACTTGTTTAGTAACTATAAACACAATCCGCAGAATATAGACATCACTATGACCAATATATTGGCCATTAAACTCTGGAAGTCGCTGGCCCTTACCTGGAATGTAGACATCGTCTACGATGATGACACCCGCATATTTGGCCCTAATGGCACATCAGCCCGCACGCAGTTCAAGTCGCTGGTAGGCGTAGGCCTGGCCCTTCGCTTTTAATTGGCGACAGTTATAAACTATTGTTTGTACCTTATTTCTTTCTATCAGCGCGATAGAAAAGGCACCCTATTTGTAATCCCTTCCTTCTTGAATGATTTGTGTGATCATAGGGCAAAACGTTTATAGTATGAACCGGTATGTAATAGCAGCCTTTGTAATTGTGGTTCTTATGATTCCCGTGAGCTTTTTCTGGCACGACCTGCAGCGGGTTTTTGGAAACAAGCTTCCCGTAGTAGAAGCTGGTATGAATGGTGACCAGCCAAAGAAGGATAAAAAAGAGAAGAAGAAAAAGGAAGACAAAAAAGAAGAGAAAACAGCAGAGGCGCCACCGTCTACCAATGTACTCGTTACCCAAAAATGGAGCATGCCAAAAGAGCTGACCGAAATATCAGGTATGGCCTTTCTTGGTAACAACCAGTTTGCCTGTATTCAGGATGAAGACGGTAGTATTTTTATTTATAATACGGCCACCAATAAAGTGGATAAAGAAATTCCCTTTGGTAAACATGGTGATTATGAAGGCATTGCCGTAGTAGGTAGTACGGCATATGTATTGCGCTCAGATGGAACCCTGTTTGAGGTGACGAACTATTTAGGAAACAATCCTTCGACACAGAAGTATAAAACTTCCCTCACCTCCCAGCAAGATGTAGAGGGGTTGTGTTATGATAAAAACAACAACCGCTTGTTGTTAGCCATTAAAGGCATCGACTCTCACTCCAACGACTATAAAGGCATTTATGCTTTCAATCTTTCTACCAAACAGTTAGCCCCAAATCCTGTTTACAAGATCGATCTAAACGACAAGATCTGGGATGACCTAAAAGAAAAGAAAGCCCAGCACCGCATGCAGCCTTCCGATATTGCCATTCACCCCACCACCGGCGATCTGTATCTTGTAGACGGCCCAAGGCCCAAGCTGTTGGTCATGGACACCCAAGGCCATCTTAAAAGAGTATATAACATTTCCAGAGCTGACTTCAAGCAGCCTGAAGGTCTGTCTTTTACACCTGCGGGCGAGCTCTACATATCCAGTGAAGGAGTGGAGGGTGCGGGGGTGCTGGCGAGGGTGGAGATAGAGAACTAGGATTTTCAGGAAGGGAAGGGAATGATGAACAAGGAACAAGGAATGATGAATATAGAAGGGAGGAAATGTTCAATGCTCAACTTTCAATACTCAATGTTCAATGAAGAGAGATAGAATTGGGAATTAGGGATTTGGAATTCGGAGGGAAAAGAGAGAAATTGTCAATGCTCTAGTATCAATGTTCAGGGTATAAGGGAGAAAAGAACTTGCTCTACAGGCAAGGGTTTTGTATCTTTAAGCTTCTTCTTTTAGGGCATCTTCAGCCTTTCTTATTCCACTTTTCTTTACTATTTATATGTGTTTATAGCAATGAACGGACGGCGGCATACGGCTCTAGGTACGGGTGAGGTAGGGCCAAGGATCGGCCGAGGTACGGGTGAGATACGGAGTTAAGTAGGCTCCCATACGGAGTAACCTAGTATTCTATACGGAGTAACCATGAAGGGACAGAGGAGGAGTAATGAAGGAACAGAGGAGTAGCAGGCAAGGAACAAGGGAATAATGAACAAGGAACAAGGAATGATGAATATAGAAGGGAGGAAATGTTCAATGCTCAACTTTCAATACTCAATGTTCAATGAAGAGAGATGGAATTGATAAAGGAAAAGCACTCCACTTAACGGAGTGCTTTTCCTTTTTAGAGATTTACTTTTTTCATCACTCTTTTAAATCCTGTTAATCCTACTAATCCAAACCAATCCGCGGTCCTCGTTTTCTCCTTTGCTCTGTGCGACACTATCTAGTGCGAAGCGCTCTTCTTAGCGGCTTATAGAGCCGGCTGAGCAGCAATTAATCCATTTCTTTTAGCAGTTCATGCGGGGTGGAATTGTAAAGCACCTATTCCCATGACTAATTTTCCGCATACGAAACAAACTGTCTATGATCCTTAAGATTTTGAAATGGACGGGTATCATTATCCTGATCCTTGTTTTAGGAGCCACCCTTACGGTAGCCCTTCGCCAGCACCTCACTTACGAACGCCCTTATCCGAATATCAAAGCCTCTACCGATCCGGCTATTATTGCTAAGGGTAAACATATTGTGCTGGGCCCTGGCCATTGTGCCGACTGCCATAGTAAGGTGAAGAATGTGGATTCTGTTTTAAAGGTGGGTGGGGAAGTGCCCCTAACGGGTGGCAATACCTTTGACCTGCCCTTTGGTGTGTTTTACACACGTAACCTGACACCGGATAAAGAAACCGGTATTGGCAACCTGACCGATGGGGAGATAGCCCGGGTATTGCGTTATAGTGTGAAGAAAAATGGCGAAGCGGTGTTACCTTTCATGCAAGCCCAGAATTTCAGCGATGCTGATATTACAGCCGTTATTTCTTACCTACGCTCGCTAAAGCCTATCTCTAATAAAGTACCTGATCACGATTACAACATAATGGGAAGAGTGATCAAGGCCTTTATGCTGAAGCCGCAAGGTCCTACCGAACCGGTGCGCACCGACTTGAAAGCCGATTCATCAATTGAATATGGCCGCTATATGGTAATGGCTGTGGCCAACTGTAATGAGTGCCACACCAAGCGAGATGAGATTGGCAACTATGTAGGTAAGCCCATGGCGGGTGGTGGCCCATTTGTAGAAGAAGGCAAAACCACACTTACACCTCCCAATCTTACGCCACACCCAACCAGCCGCATTTATGGCTGGACAGAGCAAAACTTTATTGACCGCTTCCGCATGGGTCGTGTTATACAACATAGCCATATGCCTTGGGAGTCATTTGGTCGCATGAGCGATACTGAGTTGAAGGCGATTTATAACTATCTGAAAAGTTTGCCGCCAACCCCGACGGAGGAAGCTAAGAGCACCCCGGGTACCTAAAGGGGAGCACCAGCGCGGCGAAGGCCAGGCAGAATATTGAACAAGGAACAAGGAATGATGAATAATGAGTGATGCGTAAGGAGTAATGAGAGAGGGAATGTTCAATGGAGAAGTAAGAAAACAAAAAGCACTCCATAACTAGATGTCCATATGTAAACAGCAGCCCTGTCTATAGGGCTGCTTTATTATGGTGGCAGGCATTCACAAAATTGCTAGTTTCTTTAGAGCGCTCATACTCTACCTAGACAATTCCTCTTTCTTTTCTCCGCTCACAGCCTTATGTATGGTCACCCCTTCAGCCTCTATGATAACTTTAAGCGCTTTTTCTGTTCCTGCATTCCCAAACACGTTGTATGCATTCAAAATGTCATTCATCTTAAAACGGTGAGTGATAAGTTTCTTGGGCTCCAGTTTGCCTGATGCCACTGTCTTTAATAACATAGGCGTTGTGTATGTGCTAACCAATCCTGTAGTCATTGTTATGTTTTTTATCCATAATTTATCCAGCTGCAGATCTACGCCATGCCCAAATACACCTATAACAGCCAAGTGTCCACCCGGGCGTACAATGCGCTGACACACATCGAAGGAAGCCGGCAAACCGACGGCTTCAATTGCCACATCGACACCGTCTTTTGTTTCAACCATAACCCTTTGTACTGGGTCTTCAGTTTCTGAGTTGATAACATGCGTAGCACCAAATCGTTTTGCAACAGACAGGCGGTTGTTATCCATATCTACCATATAGATCTTGGCAGGAGAATAAAATTGGGCGGTTAATAAGGCTGCCAACCCAATAGGACCGGAACCAATAATAGCTATTGTATCGCCGGGCTTCACACGGCCATTTAAAACACCGATTTCATAGCCGGTAGGCAAGATATCACTCAACATTACCAACGCTTCTTCATCTGATCCAGGAGGGATGTGGTGAAGGCTATTATCTGCATGGGGTATGCATACATATTCTGCTTGTGTGCCATTGATCAGATGGCCTAAGATCCAGCCTCCGTCTTCACAATGGGCATACATGCCTTTTTTGCAATACTCGCAGGTGCCGTCTGAAGTAATGCAGGAAATAAGTACATGGTCACCTTTCTTAAAGTTGCGAACGGCAGTTCCCACTTCTTGTACTATACCTACACCTTCATGTCCTAGTGTTGTTCCGGGTTTCACGTCGGGCACCTTCCCTTTTATTATGCCTAAGTCGGTGCCACATATCGTAGTCATTGTTATTTTAATCAATGCATCTGTAGGCTTATTGAGTGTTGGAACTGCTACTTCTTTTAGTTCTATACTTTCTGGCCCATTGTAGACAAGGGCCCTCATGGTATTTTTCATAAGTAAAATTCTTAAGTGGTTATAAAAGAAGAAAAACCATTGCGTTCTGCACGGCACCAAGTGTTGGTGTTGAAATAGCTATAATAAGCTGTTCACTGCTTGCCACACTTAGCCTGGCGCAGACTACCTATTTTAAAGCTTTCTTGTTGAAGTTAGATGTAAGTCAATCGCCCTTTAATGACGGCCGTCACTTATAGACATGACTTCAGTTTATGATTTGACTGAAGCAGTTTAAGG
This genomic interval from Flavisolibacter tropicus contains the following:
- a CDS encoding GNAT family N-acetyltransferase translates to MARGMAVVGETAGAELIQIEKCKAMITDSEIILRKTEVADLDTFFIFQLDKEANYLAAFTAKDPTDKAAYLIKYTKLVNDPTINMQTIIVDNSIAGSVSKFEMEGKAEITYWIDKKFWSKGVATKALKHFLTLEKARPIFGRVAFDNFGSQRVLEKCGFVRIGQDKGFANARQAEIEEFIYKLT
- a CDS encoding M16 family metallopeptidase, which codes for MNKMSHRPFRKMLLLALAALPTLGWGQTPASTSSMQVPVTYYKLPNGLKVVLSPDKTAPTIAVGVYYNIGFRIEPKNRTGFAHLFEHMMFQGSENLGKMEFIQLVQKNGGILNGSTRFDFTNYFEVMPAHKLETALWAEADRMRGLKITQENLTNQQGVVKNEVKVNVLNQPYGGFPWLDMPQYANKNWYNAHNFYGDLKDLDSAKLGDVDAFFKTFYAPNNAVLVVSGDFEVPAARQMVDKYFSKIASSQLPPPPDLTEPKQTAEQRFVKEDKLAKKPAIAVAYKMPARNTPEYFAMGIIDQILVQGQDSRLYQQLVQTKGYTNSVSGGINFALGNMYDYNGPMLWMSNLIYDSTLAPDSIIAEYDKAIANLANVTNEDLQMALVKIRSGLYDAMGGNFGIGKVNLLACFALFDNDPNRINNLENEFKKVTPELIRRTVQNYLTPTNRTILIIDPKAPKA
- a CDS encoding SDR family oxidoreductase encodes the protein MKILLTGATGYIARRLLPVLLEAGHEVVCCVRDKHRFYRESPDAERLSIIEVDFLQKETLSNIPADIDAAYYLIHSMSATVGDFTTMEADAASNFVAAISQTQAKQVVYLGGIVNEQHLSKHLRSRYNVERILAAGKVPLTTLRAGIIVGSGSASFEIIRDLVEKLPVMIAPRWLNTPCQPIAIRNVIEFLSGVLLKPPTYGKSCDIGGPDILTYKQMLLQFGEVRGLKRRILVVPVMTPRLSSYWLYFVTATSYTLARNLVDSMKVKVVVRPNDLGKHLGIQLISYKKAIAMAFDKIEQNEVVSSWKDALSSHILNRGLDKYIEVPVNGCYKDVRTLKIQNSEAVLNKIWAIGGNNGWYYGNWLWGLRGLMDKMVGGVGLRRGRRSPTKINAGDALDFWRVLLASRSQKRLLLYAEMKLPGEAWLEFKIQGDILEQTATFRPLGLWGRLYWYAVLPFHGFIFKGMIRQIAAI
- a CDS encoding M16 family metallopeptidase, which codes for MRKNIIYIITAFCIAIAQPAIAQKQTPPAGGKAKDFKLPAKKTQSYANGLKSTTIPYGIIPKATISLIIKTGNVHEGPNQVWLADLTGRMLREGTANADFAALSKKVAMMGGSLNVSVGPTQTTISGSVLSEYAPEFIRLISGLVQQPAFPASEIERLKGNMKRQLVTQKASPQSQAQEQFMQAIYKDHPYGRIYPTEEMINSYTVDMVKDFYEKNFGARRSVIYVAGKFDESAVASAINSSLSKWKEGPEVSYPPVNLSPVVDTLLVDRKGAPQTTLMVGMPVITPTNKDYVPLLVTNSLLGGSFGSRITSNIRENKGYTYSPFSTIQNRKGSALWFEQADITSEHTVDALNEIEKEIKRLQMEAPTKEELAGIQNYEAGIFVLQNSTPNGIIGQLNFLDLYGLDDSYLNNLVKNIYAVTPEKVSETAKKYVQYDKMTKVMIGDKEAVQQQIEKQKAMKKTF
- the arr gene encoding NAD(+)--rifampin ADP-ribosyltransferase, whose protein sequence is MENKNMEVAGTTILDSGPFYHGTKADLQVGDLLTAGFLSNYKPDVTMNHIYFTALVNGAGLAAALAKGDGRERVYIVEPTGSFENDPNVTDKKFPGNPTRSYRSQAPLKIVGEVTDWVRLTPEERQQWQEKLANIKGEIIN
- a CDS encoding IS110 family transposase, whose protein sequence is MQQLFIGLDVHKKTWAVTIQEEHLVVKRFTMEANAAILVNYIQKHFPHHQVQCCYESCCCGYHIYHSLTAAGWQVLVVNPGDIARGHKLAVCKTDKIDSTHLAQELAAGRLTGIYIPSHEQEQFRSLFRRRNDLVKNIRRIKCSIKSMLLYYGIVLPKKYDTITWSKEMLQWLGQQHWSYTPATTAMHSRLAELEFLKTQFLQVSKELRIYTRKNHRQDYYLLRSLPGVGPLTAIGVLAEVGDIRRFKGIDRLSAYVGLVPAVHSSGGRTYTKGLTRRSKALLRSYLVEAAWVACKKDPVLMQYYQERKGGDHKKLIVKLAAKTLSRMYHVIKTGEPYQLEKVKALA